In Carya illinoinensis cultivar Pawnee chromosome 6, C.illinoinensisPawnee_v1, whole genome shotgun sequence, a single genomic region encodes these proteins:
- the LOC122312470 gene encoding uncharacterized protein LOC122312470 isoform X4 — MDGEGSGPAGCSPGSIVWVRRRNGSWWPGKILGPEELGASHLTSPRSGTPVKLLGREDASVDWYNLEKSKRVKAFRCGEFDECIEKAESSQGMPIKKREKYARREDAILHALELEKQLLEKQGNFGIDSDRTSKKLSGGLKKSLVSCSESHGDDNGKHGNSNSHQFPSRLETYHNDKSIGGGLSSKKAIDGNQLSGDEDHSEIVPRMRGLQDFGLRITPSKQRLLSSVASNGSRKSTVEHHADALPGGGVLSMGNASQANGVEQMGVTSRAKRSRSLYLTAEHGDSFDCEEVDDSSETNSSDSASDSSETEPEIDEETTLLSEWNALGRSEAQEHGSMNIEEHDGLTFLGDTSHLYLHDHVSANDAMSKWRLKGKRNIRNITKRSVNASDGKGSIHGTYSEEKGSGLRQRTLRQNLSFHRNDDFDYSVDDDDDAEDEDDDDNISERDFGSQKVKMDSRYSLASRAASRGRNSVARNMADWEDLTWEDQSALRGYWGVKAERFDPYFNAHRRFGGRPRSMLVNVDLKVQASYQKEPVPIVSLMSKLNGKAIIGHPIQIEALEDGSAETLLSTVDFGNEVFNNENTALQPAWRTARRTANFRVPRPHLSSVLEGDEAAHDIPFLGQEMKPPLKKLNVGSFSYKPCPDRSNLPLVPRPQTDLKILKKPPKKVSLSSSQKTRTLSSIATEQNFSIKPIQDGNSGLMDGLIKPESSGHTTVACIPVKLVFSRLLEKINRPPSKAASKAVLLNGDVERNQS, encoded by the exons cGATTGGTACAATTTAGAGAAATCCAAACGTGTGAAGGCATTTAGATGTGGTGAGTTTGATGAATGCATTGAAAAAGCTGAATCCTCCCAGGGCATGCctataaagaaaagagagaaatatgCACGTCGAGAAGATGCTATTCTGCATGCTCTTGAACTTGAGAAGCAACTTCTGGAAAAACAAGGAAATTTTGGTATAGATTCTGATCGCACAAGCAAGAAATTATCTGGTGGTTTGAAAAAGAGTTTAGTTAGTTGTTCAGAAAGTCATGGAGATGATAATGGAAAACATGGAAATTCCAATTCACATCAATTTCCTAGCAGACTTGAAACATATCATAATGATAAGTCCATAGGTGGTGGTCTCTCTTCAAAGAAAGCCATAGATGGAAATCAACTTAGTGGGGATGAAGATCATTCTGAAATTGTACCTCGGATGAGAGGCTTGCAGGATTTTGGTCTCAGGATCACCCCTTCCAAACAAAGGCTTTTATCTTCTGTTGCTTCGAATGGTTCTCGGAAATCTACAGTTGAGCATCATGCTGATGCTCTTCCTGGTGGTGGTGTCCTTAGTATGGGAAATGCAAGTCAGGCAAATG GAGTGGAGCAGATGGGAGTCACTTCCCGAGCAAAGAGGAGCAGAAGTCTCTACTTGACAGCTGAGCATGGTGATTCTTTTGATTGTG AAGAAGTTGATGATTCTTCCGAAACCAATTCTTCGGACTCCGCGTCTGATTCTTCCGAGACAGAACCAGAAATCGATGAAGAGACAACTTTACTATCAG AATGGAATGCGCTGGGAAGATCTGAAGCACAAGAACATGGAAGCATGAACATTGAGGAGCATGATGGTTTAACATTTTTGGGAGACACATCTCACCTTTATCTTCATGACCATGTTTCTGCTAATGATGCTATGTCCAAATGGCGATTGAAAGGTAAAAGGAATATTCGCAATATTACAAAAAGGTCTGTGAATGCAAGTGATGGAAAAGGTTCCATTCATGGAACGTATTCTGAAGAAAAGGGAAGTGGTTTGAGGCAAAGAACATTGAGGCAGAATTTGAGTTTCCATAGAAATGATGATTTCGATTATagtgttgatgatgatgatgatgctgaggatgaggatgatgatgataatataaGTGAAAGGGATTTTGGCAGTCAGAAAGTAAAAATGGACAGTAGATATTCCTTGGCATCGAGAGCTGCATCCAGGGGTCGAAATAGTGTTGCACGTAATATGGCTGATTGGGAGGACTTGACTTGGGAGGATCAGTCTGCTTTGAGAGGATACTGGGGGGTTAAAGCGGAGCGTTTTGATCCATATTTTAATGCTCATCGTCGTTTTGGTGGGAGGCCAAGGTCCATGCTGGTCAATGTGGATTTGAAGGTTCAAGCAAGCTATCAAAAAGAGCCTGTCCCTATTGTATCTCTGATGAGCAAGTTAAATGGGAAGGCAATTATAGGGCACCCAATTCAAATTGAAGCCCTAGAGGATGGTTCAGCTGAAACTCTTCTTTCTACAGTCGATTTTGGTAATGAGGTGTTTAACAATGAAAATACAGCACTTCAGCCAGCTTGGAGGACTGCAAGGAGAACGGCAAACTTTCGGGTCCCACGTCCTCATTTATCTTCAGTGCTGGAAGGTGATGAAGCTGCGCATGATATTCCCTTCTTAGGTCAAGAAATGAAACCCCCGTTAAAGAAATTAAATGTAGGGAGTTTCAGTTATAAGCCATGCCCAGATAGGAGTAACCTCCCTCTCGTTCCTCGGCCTCAAACTGACctgaagattttgaaaaagcCACCAAAGAAAGTAAGCTTATCATCAAGTCAGAAAACTAGAACTCTGTCTTCAATAGCAACTGAACAGAATTTTAGTATCAAGCCAATACAAGATGGCAATAGTGGTCTCATGGATGGGCTGATAAAGCCAGAGTCATCTGGGCACACTACAGTTGCTTGCATACCCGTTAAATTAGTATTCAGTAGGTTACTCGAGAAGATCAATAGGCCGCCATCAAAAGCAGCTAGTAAAGCGGTTTTGTTGAATGGTGATGTGGAGAGAAATCAGTCATAG
- the LOC122312470 gene encoding dentin sialophosphoprotein isoform X7: protein MPIKKREKYARREDAILHALELEKQLLEKQGNFGIDSDRTSKKLSGGLKKSLVSCSESHGDDNGKHGNSNSHQFPSRLETYHNDKSIGGGLSSKKAIDGNQLSGDEDHSEIVPRMRGLQDFGLRITPSKQRLLSSVASNGSRKSTVEHHADALPGGGVLSMGNASQANGVEQMGVTSRAKRSRSLYLTAEHGDSFDCGETSQSHIVMSTSQFRVNCLPHPGSLIEENSSAFTEEVDDSSETNSSDSASDSSETEPEIDEETTLLSVAEWNALGRSEAQEHGSMNIEEHDGLTFLGDTSHLYLHDHVSANDAMSKWRLKGKRNIRNITKRSVNASDGKGSIHGTYSEEKGSGLRQRTLRQNLSFHRNDDFDYSVDDDDDAEDEDDDDNISERDFGSQKVKMDSRYSLASRAASRGRNSVARNMADWEDLTWEDQSALRGYWGVKAERFDPYFNAHRRFGGRPRSMLVNVDLKVQASYQKEPVPIVSLMSKLNGKAIIGHPIQIEALEDGSAETLLSTVDFGNEVFNNENTALQPAWRTARRTANFRVPRPHLSSVLEGDEAAHDIPFLGQEMKPPLKKLNVGSFSYKPCPDRSNLPLVPRPQTDLKILKKPPKKVSLSSSQKTRTLSSIATEQNFSIKPIQDGNSGLMDGLIKPESSGHTTVACIPVKLVFSRLLEKINRPPSKAASKAVLLNGDVERNQS, encoded by the exons ATGCctataaagaaaagagagaaatatgCACGTCGAGAAGATGCTATTCTGCATGCTCTTGAACTTGAGAAGCAACTTCTGGAAAAACAAGGAAATTTTGGTATAGATTCTGATCGCACAAGCAAGAAATTATCTGGTGGTTTGAAAAAGAGTTTAGTTAGTTGTTCAGAAAGTCATGGAGATGATAATGGAAAACATGGAAATTCCAATTCACATCAATTTCCTAGCAGACTTGAAACATATCATAATGATAAGTCCATAGGTGGTGGTCTCTCTTCAAAGAAAGCCATAGATGGAAATCAACTTAGTGGGGATGAAGATCATTCTGAAATTGTACCTCGGATGAGAGGCTTGCAGGATTTTGGTCTCAGGATCACCCCTTCCAAACAAAGGCTTTTATCTTCTGTTGCTTCGAATGGTTCTCGGAAATCTACAGTTGAGCATCATGCTGATGCTCTTCCTGGTGGTGGTGTCCTTAGTATGGGAAATGCAAGTCAGGCAAATG GAGTGGAGCAGATGGGAGTCACTTCCCGAGCAAAGAGGAGCAGAAGTCTCTACTTGACAGCTGAGCATGGTGATTCTTTTGATTGTGGTGAAACTTCTCAAAGCCATATTGTGATGTCCACTTCCCAATTTCGAGTTAACTGTCTTCCTCATCCTGGTTCTTTGATTGAAGAAAACTCTTCTGCTTTTACAGAAGAAGTTGATGATTCTTCCGAAACCAATTCTTCGGACTCCGCGTCTGATTCTTCCGAGACAGAACCAGAAATCGATGAAGAGACAACTTTACTATCAG TAGCAGAATGGAATGCGCTGGGAAGATCTGAAGCACAAGAACATGGAAGCATGAACATTGAGGAGCATGATGGTTTAACATTTTTGGGAGACACATCTCACCTTTATCTTCATGACCATGTTTCTGCTAATGATGCTATGTCCAAATGGCGATTGAAAGGTAAAAGGAATATTCGCAATATTACAAAAAGGTCTGTGAATGCAAGTGATGGAAAAGGTTCCATTCATGGAACGTATTCTGAAGAAAAGGGAAGTGGTTTGAGGCAAAGAACATTGAGGCAGAATTTGAGTTTCCATAGAAATGATGATTTCGATTATagtgttgatgatgatgatgatgctgaggatgaggatgatgatgataatataaGTGAAAGGGATTTTGGCAGTCAGAAAGTAAAAATGGACAGTAGATATTCCTTGGCATCGAGAGCTGCATCCAGGGGTCGAAATAGTGTTGCACGTAATATGGCTGATTGGGAGGACTTGACTTGGGAGGATCAGTCTGCTTTGAGAGGATACTGGGGGGTTAAAGCGGAGCGTTTTGATCCATATTTTAATGCTCATCGTCGTTTTGGTGGGAGGCCAAGGTCCATGCTGGTCAATGTGGATTTGAAGGTTCAAGCAAGCTATCAAAAAGAGCCTGTCCCTATTGTATCTCTGATGAGCAAGTTAAATGGGAAGGCAATTATAGGGCACCCAATTCAAATTGAAGCCCTAGAGGATGGTTCAGCTGAAACTCTTCTTTCTACAGTCGATTTTGGTAATGAGGTGTTTAACAATGAAAATACAGCACTTCAGCCAGCTTGGAGGACTGCAAGGAGAACGGCAAACTTTCGGGTCCCACGTCCTCATTTATCTTCAGTGCTGGAAGGTGATGAAGCTGCGCATGATATTCCCTTCTTAGGTCAAGAAATGAAACCCCCGTTAAAGAAATTAAATGTAGGGAGTTTCAGTTATAAGCCATGCCCAGATAGGAGTAACCTCCCTCTCGTTCCTCGGCCTCAAACTGACctgaagattttgaaaaagcCACCAAAGAAAGTAAGCTTATCATCAAGTCAGAAAACTAGAACTCTGTCTTCAATAGCAACTGAACAGAATTTTAGTATCAAGCCAATACAAGATGGCAATAGTGGTCTCATGGATGGGCTGATAAAGCCAGAGTCATCTGGGCACACTACAGTTGCTTGCATACCCGTTAAATTAGTATTCAGTAGGTTACTCGAGAAGATCAATAGGCCGCCATCAAAAGCAGCTAGTAAAGCGGTTTTGTTGAATGGTGATGTGGAGAGAAATCAGTCATAG